The DNA region GTTGGGTGAACTCGGAGCTGGCGAAGCGCTGCTCCTCGTGGGAGGACAACATCACCTCGAGGGTGGCGCGGTTGAAATAGGTGAAGACGCCGGCGCCGTAGCGGCCCACCAGCTGGCGGCGCTCCTCCAGGTCCTGCCAGTAGATGTATTGGGGCAGGGCATAACCGGCGATGATGGTGTCGGGACCGACGGGCAAGAAGGCTCGCAAGCCGGCGCCGGCGGTGGCGGTGACGTCGCTGGTTTCGGGGCCGTCGCTGCCGGAGAAGACATCGTTGAGATAGCTCAGATTCTCTACCGCCAGCCAGGGGTCGACCCGCAGGCCGCCGAATTGCCACCGGGCCTCCGCCAGGCTTTTCTCCAGTCCCTCCCGGCGCGGAAGCTCGATCGCGGTCAAGCTACCCGGCGGGATATACTGCTGACATTCTGCAACAGGAATGATGATCCATATGAGAACGGCGAAGATTGCCAAAATCCATGGCCGGTGAGCGGAAAATCCCATCGTTCCTCCAAGTTCGAGCGTTTCGCCCACGACTGAGGGGAAGCTCTGACGAGCGGTCTGCGGCTGTGCTACCCGGCGATGATACGGCATTCTGAAAAGATTCTCCCGGCTCTTCTGACCTGCACCCTGCTGTGGGCCTCTCTGCCCTTTGGCAGCGTCACTCGGGGAGCCTCGACATTGCTGCAGGTGAGCGTTTTCCTCGCTCTGGTGCTGGCGGTGATGACGCCGGAGACGCGCCCGGTGCTTCGCCGGGTGGCCGTTCCCGCTGCCGCTCTCTTCGCCGTGGCGGCCTTCGGCTGGCTGCAAAGCCTACCCTGGCCGGAGGATCTAGTGGGGCTGTTGTCGCCGGGTCATGGCGAGCTTTGGGGGAGCCTGCCGGCGGGAGAGGCCTCGCCGCGTCTTTCCGTAGCGCCGGAGGTCAGTCGCCGGGCGGCGTTGAGCTGGGCGGCGGTGGCGGCGGCCTTGATGGCCGGGGCGGTGGCCGGGCGCCGGCGGGAGGCGCGGCGCTGGTTGGGGGGAGCGGTGGTCGTTGCCGCCCTCTTCCAGGTGGTCTATGGAGCTCCCCGCTGGCTGGCCAACGCCGACACCATCTGGGGGCTGGCGGTGCCCGGTATGCGCCATCGCCTGCGCGGCACCTTCGTCAATCCGGATCACCTGGCGACCTTCCTGGGGCTGGCTTTGGCGGTGGTCTTCGCCTGGGTTTGGTGGGCCTTCCTGCATGCCCGTACGACGCCGGAAGTCGAGCGCCGAGTGCTGCTGTTGGCTCCGCCGGTGTTGATTTGGCTCACCCTCTTCGCCGCCCTCGCCTTCACCGGTTCTCGGGCGGGACTGGCGGCGGCGCTGCTGGGCGTGACGGTGCAGAGTCTGGTGCTGGGCCGGCGGGGTGGTCGCACCACCGGCCTGCTGCTGGGAGGTGGGGCGGTGGCCGCCGGAGTGGCGGCGGTGGTGTGGATCGGCGCCCGGGAGGGCTTCGGCCGGCTCCTCGCCACTTCCGCCTACGAGATCACCTGGAGCGCCCGTCTGGAGACCTATCGGGCGAGCTTCGAGCTATGGCGCCGCTACTGGCTCACCGGCAGCGGCCTGGGCACCTTCCGCGACGCGTTTCCCCAAGTGCAGCCGCAGGAGCTGCCGGGGCTGTGGCGCCATGCTCACAGCGACTACCTGGAGCTGGCGGTGACCACCGGCCTGGTGGGGCCGGTCCTGCTGGTGGTGGGGTTGGTCTTCTTCGTTCGAGGGTTGCCGTCGGGGCTTTCCCGGCGCCGCCGCTCCGAGGATCGGGGGGCGGTGCTGGCGGCGGTGGGAGCCTTGGTCACCGCCGGCGCTCACGAGCTCCTGGACTTCGGTCTGACCATGCCCGCCAACGCGGTGACCCTGGCGGTGCTCGCCGGAGCAGCGCTGGCGGTCTCGGCCCCGAGGCCCTCCAGCTCGAAGTCCGCCAGCCCGCGGCTATCCCGCCAGGGAAGTGGTGCCTCGAGCGCCTGGGGCCGGAGTGAAGAAGACTTCGCCGGGGGCCACCGTGCCGGCGGTGAGGGTCACCACCTCCAGTAGATGATCCTGGCCGGCGGCCAGAGTGGCGGGAATGCGCAGCCGGCTGCTGGAGGAGATGGCTTCGGTGGCGACGATCCAGCCGTCGATGCGAATCTCTACCACCGCTCCCACCGCCGGCACCTGCTGGAACCCCAGCTCCACCGCCGAGGCTTCCTCGGTGGCCACCCACTCCAATTTCGACACGGTATTGCTGCGATGCCAGGCGGTGGCGGGCTGACGCCGGGCGGCGAAGCGCAGCAGCTGATCCTCCGCCAGCCGTAGCAGCTCTCCGTCGGCGTTGCCCCGAGCCTGCTCCTGGCGGGCTCGCCAGTAGGGGAGGCGGGTCTTCCACACCGCGTGCACCAATCCCAGCGCTTGCTCGGCGCCGGTGAAATCCCCGCGGGAGCTGAGCACCCGCGCCTTGGCGATGAAGTAGGGCCCCCATTGGTCATCCCACAGGGCGTTGGTGTGGCGGCGCTCCAACAGCCGGCCCTGGGGGAGGTCTCCCGCCATCAGGGCGGCGTGGGCGGCGAGGGCCGGATCCAGCTCCGGCACCGCCTGGGCGAGGCGCGCCACTACTTGCGGCTCCAGCGGCGAGGTGCGCAGCAGGGAGAGATCGAGGGCACGCTCCAGGCGCTGGCGCAGGCCGTTGACGTAGATGCGGCTGGCGACGCTGGGAGGGCAGTGGAGCAGAGCGCTGTTGCTCAGAGCGTCTCCCTCGGGGGTGGCCGGTGCCCGATGGACGATCTGGAAGTAGAGCTGCCGGGCACTGCGGGGATCGCCTCCCCGCAGCCGCTCGTCGGCTTCTTGGAGATCGTCGTCGAGCTCCGCCAGCAAGGCCTGCCGCCATTCTTCGTGGGCGCGCCGCCAATTGCGCCAATCTTGCTCCTCGGCGTAGATGGTGCGCAGCTGATCCCAGGCCCACGGGCGGCGGGGGATCAACCGGAAGGCCATGGAGCGGCTGTCGGCGCGCTCGAGCCAAGGGCGCACCAGACGCCGGAAGGTAGCTTCGTCCTCGAAGGCTTGGCGCAGGGCTTGGCGGGCATCGCTGCGCCGCTCTTCGGAGAGCACGGGCCAGAGCTCCAGGTAGGCGGCGGCGAGGAAGCGGTTGGGCTCGGATTCCCCGGGGGCCAGCTCCAGGCTGCGGTACAGCGGCTGCTGCCAGCGCTCCGCTTCGAGTACCAGTCGTGGATCCCGCGTCTGGGACCACTCCA from Acidobacteriota bacterium includes:
- a CDS encoding O-antigen ligase family protein — its product is MSVFLALVLAVMTPETRPVLRRVAVPAAALFAVAAFGWLQSLPWPEDLVGLLSPGHGELWGSLPAGEASPRLSVAPEVSRRAALSWAAVAAALMAGAVAGRRREARRWLGGAVVVAALFQVVYGAPRWLANADTIWGLAVPGMRHRLRGTFVNPDHLATFLGLALAVVFAWVWWAFLHARTTPEVERRVLLLAPPVLIWLTLFAALAFTGSRAGLAAALLGVTVQSLVLGRRGGRTTGLLLGGGAVAAGVAAVVWIGAREGFGRLLATSAYEITWSARLETYRASFELWRRYWLTGSGLGTFRDAFPQVQPQELPGLWRHAHSDYLELAVTTGLVGPVLLVVGLVFFVRGLPSGLSRRRRSEDRGAVLAAVGALVTAGAHELLDFGLTMPANAVTLAVLAGAALAVSAPRPSSSKSASPRLSRQGSGASSAWGRSEEDFAGGHRAGGEGHHLQ